In a single window of the Gracilimonas sp. genome:
- a CDS encoding TonB-dependent receptor, whose protein sequence is MDVKKLLSFFFFLLISQSLLAQTGKITGFVTDTNGEPLPGVNVIIEGTTQGTATQPDGYYQILNVKPGTYSIKASFIGFTPVVVEEVEVNINLTTEVNIEMSEETFEGEEVVVVAEKPVVKRDVSSSQANISKENIDALPVASVTDVVGLQAGVEGLSIRGSGSDEVTFNLNGFALRSGRDNTPFTGISVTSVENVQLQTGGFNAEYGNVRSGLINVTSKEGSPDRYTVDGLFRITPPQQKNVGQDINSPNSYWLRPYLDDEVAWTGTNNGAWDTYTQRNYPSFQGWNAFSQSLLADEDPTNDLTPEAAQQAFLYQHRKDFAITEPDYEIDLTVGGPFPVISDKLGDLRFSVSLRQTQEMYMVPLSRDRYDQTTWQTKLTSNVGPGMKLSIDGMYSRETGTSESQTGSSSGDFVGDSHFFTSSTDISADMDQVSFIESRLFATDYWAPSEKISRNIGAQFTHSINNNTFYEIKINNFFNKTSTNPGGFRDTSDVYTIGGVGFSEAPFGFFDETSFGLASGMRMGVGMSTARDSSEVSDLNVNFAITSQLDRYNLVKAGVDFTRTDSRINYGSFDKVLPSGRTRSVWNTTPYRIAAYVQDKIEFEGMIANLGLRLTYNDPNVDWYDYEPFTDLFSTGNASALDTAATSDVDPQLVLQPRLGVSFPITDDSKLFFNYGHFVQLPQPENLYLVRIEPFTNTVTRLASPNNPLPKTVAYELGYEQNLFDNYLVRISGYYKDLSNQPIQVSFTGRDNSSYTVSRPFSYEDIRGVELTLRKQRGRFFWGEINYTYDVQTTGFFGTLENYENPFEQRQYERLTADNDITRSTPRPFARLQLYFQTPPELGPQFLGGYPLGRWQIVPLVSWRAGDKFTYTGGGSIPGVVDNLQYRDSWSTSLRITKRVDLGDGSNVRFFADVSNVINRRNFNIFNSGLIDGNDYLDYMASLHLPKGKLEEINLLSSRVPGSDKPGDYRPADVQYVPIETTTDLNTVSNPNGRALYYNTQEGAYYQYEDGAFVEADKGYVNKVLDDKAYINMPNQQFFNFLDPRTIRFGVRFSF, encoded by the coding sequence ATGGATGTTAAAAAGCTACTATCATTCTTCTTCTTTTTACTCATTTCACAATCCCTTCTCGCACAAACTGGTAAGATAACCGGCTTTGTTACTGATACGAATGGGGAACCGCTTCCAGGGGTGAATGTTATTATCGAAGGAACTACTCAGGGTACAGCTACCCAGCCAGATGGATACTATCAAATTCTGAACGTGAAACCTGGTACGTATTCTATAAAAGCTTCTTTTATAGGTTTTACACCCGTTGTTGTGGAAGAGGTAGAGGTAAATATTAACCTGACGACTGAGGTTAATATTGAAATGTCCGAAGAAACCTTTGAGGGAGAGGAAGTAGTAGTTGTAGCCGAAAAACCTGTGGTTAAAAGAGATGTTTCTTCAAGTCAGGCTAACATTAGTAAAGAAAATATTGATGCACTACCTGTTGCCAGTGTCACTGATGTGGTTGGGTTGCAGGCTGGTGTTGAAGGTTTGAGCATTCGCGGTAGTGGTTCAGATGAGGTAACGTTTAACTTAAATGGTTTTGCCCTTCGATCAGGTCGTGATAATACCCCTTTTACTGGTATCAGTGTGACTTCAGTAGAAAATGTACAGTTACAAACCGGTGGTTTTAATGCTGAATATGGAAATGTTCGGTCGGGTCTTATTAATGTGACAAGTAAGGAAGGTAGTCCTGATCGCTATACTGTGGATGGCTTGTTTCGAATTACACCGCCCCAGCAAAAAAATGTCGGGCAGGATATAAACAGTCCGAATTCATATTGGCTTAGACCCTATTTAGATGATGAAGTAGCCTGGACAGGAACGAATAATGGCGCCTGGGATACTTACACACAGCGAAATTACCCATCATTCCAGGGCTGGAATGCTTTCTCACAAAGTTTACTTGCTGATGAGGACCCAACCAATGATTTAACACCTGAAGCTGCTCAGCAGGCATTTTTATATCAGCACCGAAAAGATTTTGCGATTACGGAGCCGGATTATGAGATTGATTTAACGGTAGGTGGTCCGTTTCCTGTAATTAGTGATAAATTAGGTGATCTTCGCTTTTCTGTTTCTCTAAGACAGACACAGGAAATGTATATGGTGCCTCTTTCCAGAGACAGGTATGATCAAACAACCTGGCAAACCAAGCTGACAAGTAATGTTGGTCCCGGAATGAAGCTTTCAATTGATGGTATGTATAGTCGGGAAACAGGAACTTCTGAAAGTCAAACAGGTAGTTCTTCTGGTGACTTTGTTGGAGATTCTCATTTCTTCACAAGCAGTACGGATATTTCAGCTGATATGGATCAGGTTAGTTTTATTGAATCCAGATTGTTCGCTACGGATTACTGGGCACCATCTGAAAAAATAAGCAGGAACATCGGTGCTCAGTTCACGCATTCCATAAATAATAATACCTTTTACGAAATTAAGATTAATAACTTTTTCAATAAAACAAGCACCAACCCCGGGGGATTCAGAGATACTTCCGATGTATATACAATAGGTGGTGTTGGTTTTAGCGAAGCTCCTTTTGGCTTTTTTGATGAAACTTCTTTCGGCCTGGCTTCAGGTATGAGGATGGGAGTGGGTATGAGTACTGCCCGGGATAGCAGTGAAGTTTCAGATCTGAATGTGAATTTTGCTATAACCAGTCAGCTGGATCGGTATAATTTGGTAAAAGCAGGAGTTGATTTTACAAGAACGGATAGCCGAATCAATTATGGATCATTTGATAAGGTACTTCCTTCCGGTCGAACACGCTCGGTTTGGAACACAACTCCATATCGTATTGCAGCATATGTGCAGGATAAAATTGAGTTCGAAGGAATGATTGCCAATCTTGGACTTCGTTTAACTTACAACGACCCGAATGTTGACTGGTATGACTATGAGCCCTTTACCGATTTATTCTCTACAGGAAATGCCTCGGCGCTGGACACCGCTGCTACTTCTGATGTAGATCCACAACTTGTATTACAGCCAAGATTAGGTGTTTCATTCCCAATTACGGATGACAGTAAGTTGTTTTTCAACTATGGTCATTTCGTTCAGCTTCCACAACCAGAAAACCTTTATTTAGTCCGTATTGAGCCATTTACCAATACAGTAACAAGGTTAGCTTCGCCTAATAATCCTCTGCCAAAAACCGTTGCATACGAGCTTGGCTATGAGCAAAACCTTTTTGACAATTACCTGGTGAGAATAAGTGGCTATTACAAAGATCTAAGTAATCAGCCTATTCAGGTTTCATTTACCGGGCGAGATAATAGCAGCTATACGGTAAGTCGTCCGTTTTCATATGAAGATATTCGTGGTGTGGAACTTACACTTAGAAAACAAAGAGGTAGATTTTTCTGGGGAGAGATTAATTACACCTATGATGTTCAAACGACAGGTTTCTTTGGAACGCTTGAGAATTACGAAAACCCATTTGAGCAACGACAGTATGAACGCCTGACAGCAGATAACGATATAACAAGATCAACTCCTCGTCCTTTCGCACGTCTGCAATTGTATTTCCAGACACCACCCGAATTAGGACCACAATTTCTTGGTGGCTACCCGTTAGGAAGATGGCAAATTGTTCCTTTGGTTAGCTGGAGAGCTGGAGATAAATTCACTTATACCGGTGGTGGCTCAATCCCAGGAGTTGTAGACAATTTACAGTACAGAGACAGTTGGAGTACGAGCCTTCGAATAACAAAACGTGTTGATCTGGGTGATGGTTCGAATGTGAGATTCTTTGCAGATGTAAGTAATGTTATCAACCGAAGAAACTTTAATATCTTTAATTCGGGACTCATTGACGGTAATGACTATTTAGATTATATGGCATCACTCCACCTTCCAAAAGGAAAGCTTGAGGAAATTAATTTACTAAGCTCCAGGGTGCCCGGAAGTGATAAGCCAGGTGATTACCGCCCTGCCGATGTACAATATGTGCCTATCGAAACAACTACTGATTTGAATACTGTCAGTAATCCTAATGGCAGGGCATTATACTACAATACACAGGAAGGAGCGTACTATCAGTATGAAGATGGAGCTTTTGTGGAAGCTGACAAGGGGTATGTAAACAAAGTGCTGGATGATAAGGCATACATTAATATGCCCAATCAGCAGTTCTTTAATTTTCTTGATCCCAGAACGATCCGCTTCGGTGTAAGATTTTCTTTTTAA
- a CDS encoding tryptophan 2,3-dioxygenase family protein, which yields MSLTYTNYLKIDELLELQQLKSDPPEHDETLFIIIHQTYELWFKQILHEFGKLRKNLEAGNTWGSLKTMRRILTILKTMVSQIDILETMTPLEFNSFRKFLGQSSGFQSLQFREMEIICGLRFPLMKEAHKDQPKHIRILKKRMEESTLWESFCAYLRTRGYNIEPKRVNEKGLIHEPSDEIQEVLVEAMQNDPEAALIAELFVDYDEGLQEWRYRHVKMVERTIGTKKGTGGSDGAKYLHKTLNHAIFPDLWEIRSKF from the coding sequence ATGAGCCTTACGTATACCAACTACCTTAAAATCGACGAACTGCTTGAACTTCAGCAGCTTAAATCTGACCCACCTGAACATGATGAAACCTTGTTTATCATTATTCATCAAACCTATGAATTGTGGTTCAAACAAATTTTACACGAGTTCGGTAAGCTTCGAAAAAACCTGGAAGCCGGTAATACCTGGGGATCGCTTAAAACCATGCGGCGGATTTTGACCATTCTTAAAACTATGGTCTCACAAATTGATATTCTTGAAACCATGACCCCCCTTGAGTTCAACAGCTTTCGGAAATTTCTGGGGCAGTCCAGCGGATTTCAATCCCTTCAGTTCCGGGAGATGGAAATTATATGCGGCCTTCGCTTTCCTTTAATGAAAGAAGCCCATAAAGATCAGCCCAAACATATAAGGATATTGAAGAAGCGAATGGAAGAATCCACCCTGTGGGAAAGTTTCTGTGCTTACCTAAGAACCAGGGGTTATAATATTGAACCCAAACGCGTAAACGAAAAAGGACTGATTCATGAACCTTCGGATGAAATTCAGGAAGTATTGGTAGAAGCTATGCAGAATGATCCGGAGGCAGCTCTTATTGCCGAGCTGTTTGTAGATTATGATGAAGGACTTCAGGAATGGCGGTACCGGCATGTCAAAATGGTGGAGCGAACCATTGGCACCAAGAAAGGCACTGGTGGTTCTGATGGAGCGAAGTATCTTCATAAAACCCTAAACCATGCTATTTTTCCAGACCTGTGGGAAATTCGATCTAAATTTTGA
- the recA gene encoding recombinase RecA, which yields MSKDDRMKALDIAVGQIEKQHGKGTIMKLGAEAIQDIDVISTGSIMVDYALGVQGIPRGRVTEIYGPEASGKTTLALQVIAEAQKAGGYAAFIDAEHAFDPRYAKALGINVEELLVSQPDNGEQALEITETLIRSGALDVVVVDSVAALVPRAELEGEMGDSHMGLQARLMSQAMRKITGIINKSRTSCIFINQVREKIGVMFGNPETTTGGRALKFYSSVRIDIRRIGSIKSGDEVIGNRTKVKIAKNKVAPPFKVVEFNIMYGKGISRISEILDLAVEYDIIEKRGSWFRHGGEPIGQGSDAAMQFLEEDPELAKKIEGQVRKKLMGELLDEEIEEQEKEKKEKETVEEEG from the coding sequence ATGTCAAAAGACGATCGAATGAAAGCCCTCGATATTGCCGTAGGGCAAATTGAAAAACAACACGGCAAGGGAACAATTATGAAGCTGGGAGCCGAAGCTATACAGGATATTGATGTAATATCCACCGGCTCAATCATGGTTGATTATGCACTTGGGGTACAGGGGATTCCACGCGGACGTGTAACTGAAATTTATGGGCCTGAGGCTAGTGGTAAAACCACCCTCGCCCTTCAGGTGATTGCGGAAGCACAAAAGGCCGGTGGTTATGCCGCTTTTATTGACGCTGAACACGCCTTTGATCCACGATATGCCAAAGCCCTGGGAATTAATGTAGAAGAACTATTAGTCTCCCAACCCGATAATGGAGAGCAGGCGCTTGAAATTACTGAAACTCTGATTCGCTCAGGTGCACTCGATGTAGTTGTAGTTGACTCTGTAGCCGCTCTTGTTCCCCGTGCTGAATTAGAGGGTGAAATGGGTGACTCACACATGGGTCTTCAGGCGCGATTGATGTCACAGGCCATGAGAAAGATTACCGGTATCATTAACAAAAGCCGGACATCCTGTATCTTCATCAATCAGGTTCGCGAGAAAATCGGAGTTATGTTTGGTAACCCGGAAACAACCACCGGTGGACGTGCTCTTAAATTTTATTCCTCCGTCCGTATTGATATTCGCCGGATTGGGTCCATAAAAAGTGGCGACGAAGTAATTGGTAACCGAACCAAAGTGAAAATAGCTAAAAATAAAGTAGCTCCTCCTTTCAAAGTGGTTGAATTCAATATCATGTATGGTAAAGGAATTTCACGCATCTCTGAGATCCTTGATCTTGCCGTGGAATATGACATCATTGAGAAGCGAGGAAGCTGGTTCCGCCATGGTGGAGAGCCTATTGGTCAGGGATCGGATGCCGCCATGCAATTCCTTGAAGAAGACCCTGAATTGGCGAAGAAAATTGAAGGTCAGGTTCGCAAAAAGCTAATGGGCGAATTACTGGATGAAGAGATCGAGGAGCAAGAAAAGGAGAAGAAAGAGAAAGAAACCGTTGAAGAAGAAGGATAA
- a CDS encoding RecX family transcriptional regulator, protein MKKKDKYQRYSEEALKLLPAPVSEIQVQKKNNSRYSIFVDNQFLIGVSDSTLTKLDIKKGVEITPSFLQQIEHQEEQWAAREYMFRILSRRDHSRKELKDKAFKKGYSGSFIDEILDEFEQKEYINDHKFAEKYAADKFEFNDWGPYKIRTQLFKKGISKAVAERVINNTFGDQAIKESILSLITKRKKRYLREPEEKRRKKVFDYLMRKGYDSENILKHLDELLNLISKE, encoded by the coding sequence TTGAAGAAGAAGGATAAATACCAGCGGTATTCGGAGGAAGCGCTAAAGCTTCTTCCGGCTCCTGTCTCGGAAATTCAGGTCCAGAAAAAGAATAACAGTCGTTATTCTATTTTCGTAGACAACCAGTTTCTGATTGGAGTCTCTGATTCTACTCTTACCAAACTAGATATTAAGAAAGGCGTTGAAATAACGCCTTCTTTTTTACAGCAAATTGAGCATCAGGAAGAACAATGGGCTGCCAGAGAATATATGTTTCGCATTCTATCGCGTCGCGACCACTCCCGAAAGGAGTTAAAGGATAAAGCGTTCAAAAAAGGGTACTCGGGTAGCTTTATCGATGAAATCCTTGATGAGTTCGAACAGAAAGAATACATCAATGATCATAAGTTTGCCGAAAAGTATGCAGCTGATAAGTTCGAGTTCAATGATTGGGGGCCTTATAAAATCAGAACACAACTCTTTAAAAAAGGAATTTCGAAAGCCGTAGCAGAACGTGTTATCAATAACACTTTTGGTGATCAGGCGATTAAAGAAAGCATACTCTCCTTAATCACCAAAAGAAAAAAAAGATATCTTAGAGAACCAGAAGAAAAACGCCGCAAGAAAGTTTTCGACTATTTAATGAGAAAAGGCTACGATTCAGAAAATATTTTAAAGCATCTGGATGAACTTCTTAATCTTATTTCAAAAGAATGA
- a CDS encoding T9SS type A sorting domain-containing protein — protein MKKAVTFLVIFFSFITSEVFGQVEYKWLDVGSFHNFYSNIGSEIEEGFIPNQQAGWQWPAIYKAQDAQASKALWLGVTNFTDSAGTKYENRVVHVGPRVSGEGEFFPVEFKLISKFPKPEIQIGDRLEDKNNTTVDEVDPNLNADRVLYSRMNTLLGVTVERKVMQFSQQYHDNYHIVEYIFTNTGNTDKDEEIELPNQSIEGFIPFFKNQMAPVRQSRYTIGTATGWGKNTMYDRRGDGLHPEEPENFRASFAWHGYFPDFAIANYDNIGAPIVNPNTSGGYLAADDTTGRLAAYHFVGTVTLHADTSSSDPSDDPDQPFTMSEEHNDDPLFSNNDAFNIDKMNSEYEMMSVGRTSPRHAFQVESEGYEGFIDPGADPSLGQGGGFSYTSGYGPYSLEPGESVRIVVAEAAAGISRKLAYETGLKFKTGEITDVEKNEVVFQGRDSLFQTFERALANFKSGYQIPMAPNPPSRFEVSSTDSGIVLDWEYDQSLVNNIERFEIYRASEKVDSTYRLLYKADNEERLIVDGEPSSRRNYPGYFLLDSPERGTNYYYYIVAVGGINTDSTGKTPTGNRLKSNRYYTQTYLFSRTSQPVSNERDSQSANGIELYQNYPNPFNPSTTISFRLDGSEKIKIQIFNLTGQRVATLVDGIKTAGTHNFQWNAADFASGVYFYRLEMEGERSITKRLILLK, from the coding sequence GTGAAAAAAGCAGTTACTTTTTTAGTCATATTTTTTTCTTTTATAACAAGTGAAGTTTTTGGTCAGGTTGAGTATAAATGGTTAGATGTTGGAAGTTTTCACAACTTCTATTCAAATATAGGTTCTGAAATTGAAGAGGGCTTTATCCCTAATCAACAGGCTGGTTGGCAGTGGCCTGCGATCTATAAAGCACAGGATGCCCAGGCATCTAAAGCCCTTTGGTTAGGAGTAACAAACTTTACAGATAGTGCAGGAACCAAATATGAAAACAGGGTGGTTCACGTGGGACCGCGTGTATCTGGAGAAGGAGAATTTTTTCCGGTTGAGTTTAAATTGATTTCAAAATTCCCTAAGCCGGAGATTCAAATAGGTGATAGATTAGAGGATAAAAACAACACCACAGTAGATGAAGTAGATCCAAATTTGAATGCGGATCGAGTTTTGTACAGCAGAATGAATACGCTATTAGGAGTTACTGTAGAACGTAAGGTCATGCAATTCAGTCAGCAGTATCACGATAATTATCATATTGTAGAATACATATTTACCAATACCGGCAATACTGATAAGGATGAAGAAATAGAACTTCCAAATCAAAGTATTGAAGGATTTATCCCTTTCTTTAAGAACCAGATGGCCCCTGTAAGGCAGTCAAGATATACTATTGGAACTGCCACAGGTTGGGGAAAAAATACGATGTATGATCGCCGGGGAGATGGGCTCCATCCTGAAGAACCCGAAAACTTCAGGGCTTCTTTTGCCTGGCATGGGTACTTCCCTGATTTTGCTATCGCTAATTATGATAATATTGGAGCTCCGATCGTTAATCCAAATACTTCGGGAGGGTATTTAGCTGCTGATGATACGACTGGCAGACTTGCAGCTTATCACTTTGTTGGAACAGTAACGTTACATGCTGATACTTCTTCTTCAGATCCTTCCGATGATCCTGACCAGCCTTTTACAATGTCTGAAGAGCATAATGATGATCCTCTTTTTAGTAACAACGATGCATTTAACATTGATAAAATGAACTCGGAATATGAAATGATGAGTGTTGGGAGGACTTCACCCCGACATGCATTTCAAGTAGAATCGGAAGGCTATGAGGGATTTATTGATCCGGGGGCAGATCCATCTTTAGGGCAGGGTGGAGGATTTTCGTATACATCGGGTTATGGTCCATATTCCCTTGAACCGGGAGAAAGTGTAAGGATAGTTGTAGCCGAAGCTGCAGCTGGCATTTCAAGAAAGCTGGCTTATGAAACAGGGTTAAAATTTAAGACGGGTGAAATAACAGATGTTGAAAAGAACGAAGTAGTATTTCAAGGAAGGGATTCTCTTTTTCAAACGTTTGAGCGTGCTTTAGCTAATTTTAAGTCAGGCTACCAAATACCTATGGCCCCTAATCCTCCTTCAAGGTTTGAAGTTAGCTCAACAGATTCAGGAATTGTTTTGGATTGGGAATATGACCAAAGTTTGGTCAACAATATTGAGCGTTTTGAAATCTATCGGGCATCAGAGAAAGTAGATAGTACTTATCGCTTACTTTATAAAGCGGACAATGAAGAGCGTTTAATTGTTGATGGCGAGCCGTCATCCCGGAGAAACTATCCCGGTTATTTTCTTTTAGACAGTCCTGAGCGTGGTACCAATTACTATTATTATATCGTAGCTGTTGGTGGAATCAACACTGATAGTACCGGAAAAACCCCAACCGGAAACCGCTTGAAAAGTAATAGGTACTATACCCAAACGTATCTTTTTTCAAGAACCTCACAACCTGTTAGCAACGAACGAGATTCACAGAGTGCGAATGGAATTGAATTATATCAAAATTACCCCAATCCATTTAATCCATCTACAACTATATCTTTCCGTCTCGATGGTTCTGAAAAAATTAAAATCCAGATTTTTAATTTAACTGGGCAAAGAGTGGCTACATTAGTTGATGGGATAAAAACTGCCGGTACACATAACTTTCAGTGGAACGCCGCCGATTTTGCCAGTGGTGTATATTTCTATCGGTTGGAAATGGAAGGGGAGCGATCGATTACTAAAAGACTCATTCTTTTGAAATAA
- a CDS encoding AI-2E family transporter produces the protein MRNITLERVVKFILGAAAVAVALLILYNYSTLVIFLILAMILSYILDPFANRLQSAGLNRTFGITLILATVILILVFISTSVIPIIANQMAELTAQLSIENIRQIAVKVENQLTTKFEFLPDGFLEENITAVMNELFNVNQISTIVSDALSIFTNIFSAVLVVPFAAFFFLKDGSKIRRDLLQLVPNKYFETTLTVIDKIEQRLGLYFRSVLFQSFLVALSSWTTLSIAGLDNSMSVGIAVGLANTIPYFGPILGYFLSIIVSIIETGNFSLVAACILAIFVVQMLDNIVFQPMLFSRSADMHPVAILFIILIGAETAGIIGMLVAIPIATVVKITITQVSWSFNNYQVFRRDITQSSGPPG, from the coding sequence TTGAGAAATATAACACTAGAACGGGTCGTAAAATTTATTCTTGGGGCAGCAGCTGTGGCTGTAGCACTGTTGATTTTATATAACTACTCTACACTGGTTATTTTTCTGATATTGGCTATGATTCTCAGCTATATTCTGGATCCTTTTGCCAACCGGTTACAATCTGCGGGACTGAACCGGACTTTTGGAATTACTTTGATTCTCGCCACTGTGATTTTGATCCTTGTTTTTATCTCAACCAGTGTCATTCCAATCATCGCTAATCAAATGGCAGAGCTAACGGCACAGCTCAGTATTGAAAACATCCGGCAGATAGCTGTAAAAGTAGAGAACCAGCTAACAACCAAGTTTGAGTTTCTCCCGGATGGTTTTTTGGAAGAAAATATTACCGCTGTAATGAATGAGCTATTTAATGTTAATCAGATTTCTACCATTGTAAGCGACGCACTCAGCATCTTTACCAATATCTTTTCAGCCGTTTTAGTCGTTCCTTTTGCTGCCTTCTTTTTCCTAAAAGATGGAAGCAAAATTCGCCGAGATTTACTTCAACTTGTTCCGAATAAGTACTTTGAGACCACACTTACCGTAATTGACAAAATTGAGCAACGTCTTGGACTCTATTTCAGAAGCGTTCTCTTCCAGAGTTTCCTTGTTGCATTATCGTCCTGGACCACATTGAGTATTGCCGGCTTAGACAACTCAATGTCGGTAGGAATTGCGGTAGGCTTGGCTAACACCATCCCCTACTTCGGGCCTATTTTAGGATATTTTTTGTCCATCATTGTGTCCATCATTGAAACCGGAAACTTCTCGTTAGTAGCTGCCTGTATACTTGCTATTTTTGTGGTACAGATGCTTGACAACATCGTTTTTCAACCCATGCTCTTTTCCCGTTCAGCCGATATGCATCCGGTAGCCATCTTGTTCATTATTTTAATTGGAGCAGAAACAGCTGGAATTATCGGAATGTTGGTTGCCATCCCTATAGCAACGGTGGTCAAAATCACTATTACTCAGGTAAGCTGGAGTTTTAATAATTACCAGGTATTCCGAAGAGATATCACCCAATCATCAGGGCCACCCGGATAG
- the purN gene encoding phosphoribosylglycinamide formyltransferase — protein MKNIVVFASGSGTNFQSIIDAVQRGDISARISGLITNKSGIRAIERAETNNIPVQVINPDELTNENEFGVELIQQLEAWNTDVIALAGYLKKIPSAIIKKYPNRILNIHPSLLPKYGGKGFYGSNVHKAVIEAGEKESGCTVHVVTEEFDEGPVLAQTKVSVHENDSPEELAKRILKQEHRLYPETIQKHIQNL, from the coding sequence TTGAAGAATATTGTTGTTTTTGCCTCCGGCTCGGGCACAAATTTCCAATCTATTATTGACGCTGTTCAGCGTGGTGATATTTCTGCCCGTATTTCTGGTCTGATCACAAATAAATCGGGTATCAGAGCTATTGAAAGAGCTGAAACGAACAATATTCCAGTTCAAGTTATTAATCCTGATGAATTGACTAATGAAAATGAGTTTGGAGTTGAACTCATTCAGCAGCTGGAAGCCTGGAATACGGATGTAATTGCTTTAGCAGGTTATCTGAAAAAAATTCCTTCTGCGATAATCAAAAAATATCCAAACCGGATATTAAATATTCATCCTTCGCTGCTGCCAAAATACGGTGGAAAAGGTTTCTATGGCTCGAATGTTCACAAAGCCGTTATCGAAGCCGGAGAAAAGGAATCTGGTTGTACCGTGCATGTAGTTACCGAAGAATTTGATGAAGGACCCGTTCTTGCTCAAACAAAAGTTTCTGTTCATGAGAATGATTCCCCAGAGGAATTGGCTAAACGAATTTTAAAGCAAGAGCATCGTCTCTATCCTGAAACCATACAGAAACACATTCAAAACTTATAA